One genomic segment of Hevea brasiliensis isolate MT/VB/25A 57/8 chromosome 3, ASM3005281v1, whole genome shotgun sequence includes these proteins:
- the LOC110633714 gene encoding cation/H(+) antiporter 20-like has product MQLNLTSIKTSSDGAWQGDNPLNHAFPLLILQTTLVLFSTRFLAFLLKPLRQPRVIAEIIGGILLGPSALGRNKHLFRLVFPSWSTPILESVASIGLLFYLFLVGLELDFSSIRQSGKRAFGIAIAGISLPFLFGVALSFFLRKAVHGEDKVGYGQYLLFMGVALSITAFPVLARILAELKLLTTQVGQTAMAAAAFNDVAAWILLALAVALAGNGSTGDSRSPLTSLWVLISGVAFVAFMLVFVRPMMNWVAKKCSQPQDFLDEACICVTLAGVMLSGFMSDLIGIHAIFGAFVFGLTIPKEGEFARRLIIRIEDFVSGLLLPLYFASSGLKTDVAKIRGVQAWGLLVLVVSTACAGKILGTFVVAMLCMIPARESLALGVLMNTKGLVELIVLNIGKEKKVLNDEMFAILVMMAIFTSLMTTPTVMAIYKPSRRACQVERQSPSDENSHGMTRILACIQGPQNVPALINLIDSTTSAKTSPLKLYVMHLVELTDRSSSIMMVQRTRKNGFPFINRFSPGTSKDQIEAAFEAYGHATPLTIRHSTSISALSTMHEDICHVAEDKRVAMIILPFHKQWREGEEDEDVGLKWREVNQNVLKNSPCSVAILVDCGFSGMDQEAYDGTDQEVGTATTIYRRVCILFLGGPDDRKALEVGARMAEQPAITVTLIRFQVQAGLESRNSSNNFRDKEMDEVAVEELRRKCNGSVKYVEKDVNNVSEEVLNIGQSRAFDLFIVGREVSVAKLADNQAEHPELGLIGDILASSHNGMARSVLVIQQNLQRANEHQ; this is encoded by the exons ATGCAGCTTAACTTAACTTCCATCAAAACCTCATCTGATGGAGCCTGGCAAGGAGATAATCCTCTGAACCATGCCTTTCCGCTATTAATACTTCAAACAACCCTAGTGCTCTTCAGCACTCGCTTCCTCGCCTTCCTTCTCAAGCCCCTCCGACAACCCAGAGTCATTGCTGAAATAATA GGTGGAATTTTGCTTGGACCTTCTGCTCTTGGCCGAAACAAGCACTTGTTTCGATTAGTGTTCCCTTCATGGAGCACTCCCATACTTGAATCTGTGGCTAGCATTGGCCTTCTTTTCTATCTTTTTCTTGTAGGTCTCGAACTTGATTTTAGCTCAATTCGACAGAGCGGCAAAAGAGCATTTGGAATAGCAATTGCCGGTATCTCCCTCCCTTTCCTGTTTGGAGTTGCTTTATCCTTCTTTCTACGCAAAGCAGTACATGGAGAGGACAAGGTCGGTTATGGCCAGTATCTTTTGTTCATGGGAGTTGCTCTCTCGATTACTGCTTTTCCTGTTCTTGCCCGCATTCTTGCTGAACTCAAACTGTTAACAACCCAAGTGGGACAGACAGCAATGGCTGCTGCCGCATTCAATGACGTGGCCGCATGGATCTTGTTGGCTCTAGCGGTAGCACTCGCCGGAAATGGTTCCACCGGGGACTCTAGGAGCCCATTAACATCATTATGGGTTCTGATTTCTGGAGTTGCTTTTGTTGCTTTCATGCTGGTTTTTGTCAGACCCATGATGAATTGGGTTGCCAAGAAATGCTCCCAGCCGCAAGATTTTCTTGACGAAGCATGCATATGTGTAACCCTAGCCGGGGTAATGCTATCCGGGTTTATGAGTGACCTTATCGGGATCCATGCAATTTTCGGTGCTTTTGTCTTTGGTTTAACGATTCCTAAAGAAGGGGAATTTGCTAGGAGATTGATTATAAGGATCGAAGATTTCGTTTCTGGTTTGCTTCTTCCACTTTACTTTGCTTCAAGTGGGTTAAAGACAGACGTGGCTAAAATCCGAGGGGTTCAGGCTTGGGGACTGCTAGTGCTGGTTGTGTCGACGGCATGTGCAGGAAAGATTCTGGGGACCTTTGTGGTGGCTATGCTGTGTATGATTCCAGCAAGGGAATCTTTGGCTCTCGGAGTGTTGATGAACACAAAAGGATTGGTAGAGCTCATAGTTCTAAATATTGGCAAGGAGAAGAAG GTTCTGAATGACGAGATGTTTGCTATTCTAGTGATGATGGCAATCTTTACCAGCTTAATGACAACTCCAACAGTCATGGCAATATACAAACCTTCACGTCGTGCTTGCCAAGTAGAAAGGCAATCACCAAGTGATGAAAATTCACATGGTATGACTCGAATCCTGGCCTGTATCCAGGGACCTCAAAATGTACCAGCACTTATTAATCTCATCGACTCGACCACAAGTGCAAAGACATCCCCTCTCAAGCTCTATGTTATGCATCTTGTCGAACTCACCGATCGCTCATCCTCCATCATGATGGTTCAACGCACTCGAAAGAATGGTTTTCCTTTCATCAACCGCTTCTCTCCAGGAACCTCCAAAGATCAAATAGAAGCTGCATTTGAGGCATATGGTCATGCTACTCCACTCACGATTCGTCACTCCACATCCATCTCAGCATTATCGACGATGCATGAGGATATTTGCCATGTAGCTGAAGATAAAAGGGTAGCCATGATTATCTTGCCCTTCCACAAGCAATGGAGAGAAGGGGAAGAGGACGAGGATGTGGGACTTAAATGGAGAGAGGTCAACCAGAATGTCCTTAAGAACTCACCATGCTCAGTCGCCATACTTGTGGATTGTGGATTCAGTGGCATGGATCAGGAGGCATACGATGGCACGGATCAGGAGGTAGGAACTGCTACAACAATATACAGAAGGGTTTGCATTTTGTTCTTGGGTGGTCCAGATGATCGGAAAGCTCTGGAGGTGGGTGCCAGGATGGCTGAACAACCAGCTATTACTGTGACTCTAATAAGATTCCAGGTGCAAGCTGGGTTGGAAAGTAGGAACTCATCGAATAATTTTAGAGACAAG GAAATGGACGAAGTTGCAGTAGAAGAGTTGAGAAGAAAGTGCAATGGATCAGTCAAGTATGTGGAGAAGGATGTTAACAATGTAAGTGAGGAAGTGCTTAATATAGGGCAAAGTAGAGCATTTGATCTTTTCATTGTAGGAAGGGAAGTTTCAGTAGCAAAATTAGCAGACAATCAGGCAGAGCATCCAGAATTGGGCCTCATAGGAGATATTTTAGCTTCATCGCACAATGGCATGGCACGCTCTGTGCTAGTGATCCAACAAAACCTCCAACGTGCCAATGAGCACCAATGA